One Bombina bombina isolate aBomBom1 chromosome 5, aBomBom1.pri, whole genome shotgun sequence DNA segment encodes these proteins:
- the VIM gene encoding vimentin: MTTTKSSYKRIFGGNPRSSSSGSNRYVTSSSRYTLGSALRPSVGGSNYGSSRVYSSSSSPAMYTKSSAVRLRSSLPPSRGQDNVDFSLADAINLEFKANRTNEKAEMQELNDRFANFIDKVRFLEQQNKILVAELEQLKGKGTSRIGDLYEEEMRELRRQVDLLTNEKGRIEVDRDNLADDLQRMREKLQDEIIQKEDAENNLQSFRQDVDNASLARLDLERKVESLQEEIVFLKKLHDEEIRELQQNIQEQHIQIDMDVAKPDLTAALRDVRQQYENVAAKNLHEAEEWYKSKFADLSEAANRNNEALRQAKQETNDYRRQIQALTCEVDAMKGSNESFERQMREMEENFAAEAANYQDTINRLQDEIHNMKDEMSRHLREYQDLLNVKMALDIEIATYRKLLEGEESRISIPVHSFSSMSMRETNLESLPVKDSHTKRTLLIKTVETRDGQVINESSQHHDDDDDDLE; encoded by the exons ATGACTACCACCAAGTCCTCATATAAAAGGATCTTCGGGGGTAACCCCAGATCTAGTTCTTCTGGAAGTAACCGATATGTGACTTCCAGCAGCAGGTATACCCTGGGCAGTGCACTACGCCCTAGTGTTGGTGGCAGCAACTATGGAAGTAGCAGGGTCTACTCCAGCTCATCCTCACCAGCTATGTACACCAAGTCTTCAGCAGTCAGGCTCAGGAGCAGCCTTCCGCCATCCAGGGGACAGGACAACGTGGACTTTTCCCTGGCTGATGCTATCAACCTGGAATTCAAAGCCAACAGAACCAACGAAAAGGCTGAGATGCAAGAGCTCAATGACAGGTTTGCCAACTTCATCGACAAAGTAAGATTCTTGGAGCAGCAGAACAAGATTTTGGTGGCAGAACTTGAGCAACTAAAAGGTAAAGGAACCTCCAGAATCGGTGATCTGTATGAGGAAGAAATGAGAGAACTGCGCAGACAAGTGGACCTCCTCACAAATGAGAAAGGCAGAATAGAAGTAGACAGAGACAACTTGGCTGATGACCTCCAAAGAATGAGGGAAAA actACAAGATGAAATAATTCAGAAGGAAGATGCTGAAAACAATTTGCAGTCATTCAGACAG GATGTGGACAACGCTTCTTTGGCACGTCTTGATTTGGAACGCAAAGTAGAATCCCTTCAGGAGGAGATTGTATTCTTAAAGAAGTTACATGATGAG GAAATCCGTGAACTCCAACAAAATATCCAGGAGCAGCACATCCAGATTGACATGGATGTTGCCAAACCAGATCTCACTGCTGCCCTACGTGACGTTCGTCAGCAATATGAAAATGTGGCTGCTAAAAATCTTCACGAAGCTGAAGAATGGTACAAATCTAAG TTTGCTGACCTGTCCGAAGCTGCAAACCGTAACAACGAAGCTCTGCGCCAGGCAAAGCAGGAGACTAATGACTATCGCAGACAAATCCAGGCTCTTACTTGCGAAGTTGATGCAATGAAAGGATCT AATGAATCATTTGAGCGCCAGATGCGTGAAATGGAAGAGAACTTCGCAGCTGAAGCTGCAAACTACCAGGACACTATTAACCGGCTGCAGGATGAGATTCACAACATGAAGGATGAAATGTCTCGTCATCTGCGAGAGTATCAGGATCTGCTGAACGTAAAGATGGCTCTTGATATTGAAATTGCTACTTACAGGAAACTGCTGGAAGGAGAAGAGAGCAG gATTTCCATCCCTGTCCATTCTTTTTCTTCAATGAGCATGAGAG AAACTAACCTTGAATCACTCCCAGTGAAAGATTCCCATACCAAAAGGACACTCTTGATCAAGACTGTTGAGACAAGAGATGGACAG GTTATTAATGAAAGCTCCCAGCACCACGACGACGATGATGATGACCTGGAGTGA